TCATCACTGTGACCCGCCGCCCCACGCGATCCGAATACAACCCCGCCAGCGGGCAAATCGCCGCCGCGAAAATCAGTGCAATCAGCGACACCAGCAACGCCATCGCCCGGCTCAACCCACCGGCCACTTGCAGGTACGTCGCGAAGTAGGTGGTGAACATGTAAAACGACAGCGCCGTGAGCGACACAAAAGCGCCCAGGCAGCAGATCGCCGCACCATGGTTGCGCAGCGTTTCCTTGAGCGGGGAGTGGGCGACTGCGTGTTCCTGCTTCACCGCCTGGAAGGCCGGCGTCTCATCCAGCTTCCAGCGCAGGTAAAGCCCCACCAGGCCCAGCGGTGCGGCGATCAAAAACGGCAAGCGCCAGCCCCAACTGCCCATCGCCTCGGCCGACAACGACGCTTCAAGCGCATACGCCACCACCGCTGCTGCGGCAAAGGCGGAAAAGGTCGATACCGGCACAAAGCTGCCGTACCACGCGCGTTTGTCACTCGGCGCGTGTTCCATCAGATAGGCACAGGCGCCCGCGTATTCACCGCCGGCGGAGAAGCCCTGGGCGCAGCGGATCAGCGACAACAGAATCGGCGCCGCCACGCCAATGGCGGCGTAGGTGGGCAGCAGGCCGATCAGCGTGGTGGCGCCGGCCATCAGCAAAATCGTCATGGCCAGCGTGCGTTTACGCCCGATCCGGTCGCCGAGCATGCCGAAGAAGATCCCGCCCAGGGGTCGAAACGCGAAGGCCACCGCGAACACCGCGAAGGTCTTGAGCAGCGCCGCGCTGGCGTCACCGCTGGGGAAGAATTGTTGGGCGATGGTGGTAGCGAGAAAACCGTAGACGGCGAAGTCGAACCACTCCACGAAGTTACCGATGCCGGCGGCGATGATCACTCTGCGCAGGGTTTGCGGGCTGACCTGTTCGGTGGATGGGCTCGTCATGGGGGAAGGCCTCGGCGGTGGTAGGGGATGCTTGATTATCGGGGGCGGGGGTTGGGCGGCGGGGCTCAAAAGAGTCGTCCGCATAGTCAGCAGCGACTTGGTCGGGGTTGGAGTACGCAGGATTTGGGCCAGATAAGGCGGGGCCTATCGACGGGCGGCGCTGGTAACCCGCGGTT
This genomic window from Pseudomonas sp. Bout1 contains:
- a CDS encoding MFS transporter, which produces MTSPSTEQVSPQTLRRVIIAAGIGNFVEWFDFAVYGFLATTIAQQFFPSGDASAALLKTFAVFAVAFAFRPLGGIFFGMLGDRIGRKRTLAMTILLMAGATTLIGLLPTYAAIGVAAPILLSLIRCAQGFSAGGEYAGACAYLMEHAPSDKRAWYGSFVPVSTFSAFAAAAVVAYALEASLSAEAMGSWGWRLPFLIAAPLGLVGLYLRWKLDETPAFQAVKQEHAVAHSPLKETLRNHGAAICCLGAFVSLTALSFYMFTTYFATYLQVAGGLSRAMALLVSLIALIFAAAICPLAGLYSDRVGRRVTVMTACVLLIVVVYPSFLMASSGSFAASIVGVMLLAVGAVLCGVVTAALLSETFPTRTRYTASAITYNMAYTIFGGTAPLMATWLISTTGSNLSPAFYLIAVALLALAGGLALPETSRISLHDVGAEEKGAAPVLSR